CCAGGGTGGTCCAGCCGGCGGCGATCACTTCCATGACCGCGGCGAACACTGGCAGGCGCAGATGGAGGCCGCCGAACTCTTCCGGCACTGCCAGCCCGAACAGACCCATTTCCTTCATGGCGGCGACCATCTCGGTCGGGAAAGTGCGGGTGCGTTCCAGCTCCTGTACGCGTGGACGGACTTCCTTGGCGATGTACTTGCGGACGCTCTCGACAATGTCCCTTTCGACATCGGTGAAATCAGCGAACTGGCTCATGCAGTCCAACCTCCATCAATAGCGATAGCCTGGCCAGAGATGTAGCTGGCCTCTTCGGTGGCAAGGAAGTAGATCAGGTTGGCGACTTCCTGGGCGGTGCCCTTGCGCTGCGCCGGAATGACCCGCTGGATCCACGACGGGTCTGCCCCGACGCCTCGCTGCATGAAGGCTGCGGCGGACTTCACGATGTTCGCCGAGTTGCCGCGCACGTTGGTGTCGATGGCGCCCGGGCATACCGCGTTGATGGTGATCCCGTACTGGCTATGGGTCTTGCTGATCTGTCGGGTCATGCCGACCACGCCGAACTTCGCCGCGGTGTAGGAGGTGCCATCGGCGCCGCCGATCAGGCCGCCGATGGACGAGGTATTGACGATCCGGCCATAGCGCTGCGCGACCATGTGTTTGAGCGCGGCCTGGCAGCCGAAGAAGCTGCCCTTCAGATTGATGTTGATCATCTGATTCCACAGCTCTTCGTTGGTCTCGTCGATACTGGCGAAGCCGTCGTAGACGCCAGCGTTGTTCACCATGATGTCGATCCGGCCATAGCGGTCGACCGCGGCCTGGACCAGGGCCTCGACTTCCCCCTGGACGCGCACGTCGGTGCGGATGAATTCCACTTCGCCGCCTGCGGCGCGAAGTTCGGCGGCGACCTGGACACCTGCCTCGTCGAGGATGCCGCCGATGAGGGTCTTCACACCGGATGCGGCAAAGGTCTTCGACAGCGCCAGGCCAATGCCGCTCTCGCCCCCGGTAACTACGGCCACACGGCCCTTGAGCTGGAACATTTCAGTGTCTCCGTTGAAAACTTCGGTGAGGCCGTGAGTCGCGCCGGCCTCACCCTGTCACTTGCCGAAGCGGGCAGAGCGGGAATACTTGCGGCGAACGTCCTGGTACTCCTCGGGGCGGCGCTGGGTCATCTGCTCGTAATAGCCCACGCGGTTGATGCCGTAGGCACCCTTGCTGTTGAGGAAGCCCAGTGACTCCGCCATCTTCAGGGCGAAGGTATTCGGGTTGAGGATCGCGGTCGGACGCCTGGTCCCGGTTTCCAGCAGCCACTTCTCGGTGGCGGCGGAAATGATCGTGCAGGAGAGGATGACGGCCTCGACGCCGCCGGACTCCATCGCCGCTTCGGAGGCCGCCAGGGCGTCTCTGGCCACGCCCTCGATGTCGTTGATCATGTCGGTCACGTGCCAATCGATGTAGCGAACGTCGCGGCACTGCGACTCGCCGCCGTACAGGCGCACCAGGTCCCGCATGTGCGCCGCGGATTTGCGGTGGTCGGTGACCAACAGATAGTCATGGCCGTAGTACGCCGCGTGCTGCATGGTGGCTTCGAGCGGGCCTACCACCGGTATGTCCACCAGCTCGCGCGCCGCGCGCACACCCGGATCGTTGCAGCAGCCGATGATGATCGCGTCAAAGCCCTGCTCCTCGGCCTGCAGAACGCACTCGAAGACTTCCTCTTCGACCAGATGCTTCGGATACC
The Pseudomonas triclosanedens DNA segment above includes these coding regions:
- a CDS encoding SDR family NAD(P)-dependent oxidoreductase, with the translated sequence MFQLKGRVAVVTGGESGIGLALSKTFAASGVKTLIGGILDEAGVQVAAELRAAGGEVEFIRTDVRVQGEVEALVQAAVDRYGRIDIMVNNAGVYDGFASIDETNEELWNQMININLKGSFFGCQAALKHMVAQRYGRIVNTSSIGGLIGGADGTSYTAAKFGVVGMTRQISKTHSQYGITINAVCPGAIDTNVRGNSANIVKSAAAFMQRGVGADPSWIQRVIPAQRKGTAQEVANLIYFLATEEASYISGQAIAIDGGWTA
- a CDS encoding aspartate/glutamate racemase family protein, which produces MGVRINFINPFGTPAYNRLISETLTPYLNEGNELVVTNTENCPENCDWWYPKHLVEEEVFECVLQAEEQGFDAIIIGCCNDPGVRAARELVDIPVVGPLEATMQHAAYYGHDYLLVTDHRKSAAHMRDLVRLYGGESQCRDVRYIDWHVTDMINDIEGVARDALAASEAAMESGGVEAVILSCTIISAATEKWLLETGTRRPTAILNPNTFALKMAESLGFLNSKGAYGINRVGYYEQMTQRRPEEYQDVRRKYSRSARFGK